A stretch of the Argentina anserina chromosome 6, drPotAnse1.1, whole genome shotgun sequence genome encodes the following:
- the LOC126799920 gene encoding uncharacterized protein LOC126799920, translating into MGTLMHCLSYKPQLRFPTSIITLCSSSSEVGVSRQQVLKQVDKELAKGDERAVLSLVKDLQGKPGGLRCFGAARLVPQRLYTLDELKLNGIVAQSLLSPVDTTLGSIERNLQIAAVVGGVSAWNVFGFSPQQLFYVSLTALFIWTLDAISFNGGVSTLAIDTIGHTFCQKYHNRVIQHEAGHFLIAYLLGILPKGYALTSLDAFKKEGSLNVQAGTAFVDIEFVEEVNAGKVSATTLNKFACIALAGVVAEYLLYGYAEGGLADINQLDSLLRSLGFTQKKSDSQVRWSVLNTVLIMRRHETTRAKLAEAMAESESVGSCIDIIENSIGDADI; encoded by the exons ATGGGTACTTTGATGCATTGCTTATCATACAAACCCCAACTCAGATTTCCCACTTCTATAATCACACtatgctcatcttcctctgaGGTTGGTGTCTCAAGGCAGCAAGTTTTGAAGCAAGTGGATAAGGAGTTGGCCAAAGGGGATGAGAGGGCAGTTCTCTCCCTTGTTAAGGATTTGCAGGGCAAGCCTGGTGGCCTCAGATGCTTTGGTGCTGCTAGGCTG GTGCCCCAGAGGCTTTACACTTTGGATGAGCTGAAGCTGAATGGAATAGTAGCACAATCTCTTCTATCACCGGTGGATACTACTCTTGGTTCCATAGAAAGAAACCTTCAGATTGCTGCTGTGGTAGGAGGTGTTTCTGCATGGAATGTTTTCGGGTTTAGTCCTCAGCAGCTTTTCTATGTTTCTTTAACAGCATTGTTTATCTGGACGCTGGATGCG ATATCTTTCAATGGAGGAGTTAGTACCTTGGCTATTGATACAATTGGTCACACCTTTTGTCAGAAGTATCATAATAGGGTCATTCAA CATGAAGCTGGTCATTTCTTGATTGCGTACTTGCTTGGTATTCTCCCCAAGGGATATGCATTAACTAGCTTGGATGCGTTTAAGAAAGAAGGGTCTCTCAATGTTCAAGCAGGGACCGCGTTTGTGgacattgagtttgttgaaGAG GTTAATGCAGGCAAAGTATCAGCAACA ACGCTGAACAAATTTGCGTGCATAGCGCTCGCCGGTGTTGttgctgagtatcttttatatGGTTATGCTGAGGGTGGTCTAGCTGATATAAACCAG CTGGATTCATTGCTTAGAAGCCTAGGCTTCACACAGAAGAAAAGTGATTCACAAGTCAGATGGTCAGTACTAAACACCGTCTTAATCATGCGCCGCCATGAAACAACACGAGCTAAACTCGCAGAGGCAATGGCAGAAAGTGAATCAGTAGGATCCTGCATCGACATCATAGAAAATTCCATAGGCGATGCGGACATCTAG
- the LOC126797816 gene encoding probable histone H2AXb, with protein sequence MSGKESGSTKGGRGKPKATKSVSRSSKAGLQFPVGRIARFLKSGKYAERVGAGAPVYLSAVLEYLAAEVLELAGNAARDNKKNRIVPRHIQLAVRNDEELSKLLGSVTIANGGVLPNIHQTLLPKKVGKGKGDIGSASQEF encoded by the exons ATGAGTGGGAAGGAAAGCGGGTCGACCAAGGGCGGCAGAGGCAAGCCGAAGGCCACCAAGTCGGTGTCGAGGTCTAGCAAGGCCGGGCTTCAGTTTCCGGTGGGTAGGATTGCCCGGTTTCTCAAGTCCGGCAAGTACGCCGAGCGTGTCGGCGCCGGAGCTCCGGTGTATCTATCTGCTGTTCTTGAGTACCTCGCTGCTGAG GTCTTGGAGCTTGCTGGAAATGCAGCTAGGGACAACAAGAAGAATCGAATCGTGCCGAGGCACATTCAGCTTGCGGTGAGGAACGACGAGGAGCTGAGCAAGCTTTTAGGGTCTGTGACTATTGCCAATGGAGGAGTGTTGCCCAACATTCACCAAACCCTTTTGCCTAAGAAGGTTGGGAAAGGCAAGGGCGATATTGGATCTGCTTCGCAGGAGTTCTAG
- the LOC126797815 gene encoding gibberellin receptor GID1C-like has protein sequence MSDGNDSNEDPDLTDSKMVVPLNTWVLISNFKLSYNLLRRPDGTFNRHLAEFLDRKVAANATPVNGVISFDVIIDREIGLLTRVYRPASADAPQSQLLTILDLQRPIGDEVVPVIIFFHGGSFAHSSANSGIYDILCRRLVANCKAVVVSVNYRRSPEYRFPCAYDDGWTTLKWVNSRSWLKSTKDSKAHIYLAGDSSGGNIVHNVALRAAESDMDVVGNILLNPMFGGLERTEAETRLDGKYFVTIQDRDWYWRAFLPEGEDRDHYACNPFGPRGINLKDVKFPKSLVVVAGLDLVQDWQLAYARGLENAGQDVKLLYLKDATIGFYLLPNNEHFYTVMNEMSSFVRSDCE, from the exons ATGAGTGATGGTAATGACTCTAATGAGGACCCTGATCTTACTGACTCCAAG ATGGTGGTTCCTTTGAACACTTGGGTCCTGATCTCCAACTTCAAGCTGTCCTACAACCTGCTCCGTCGTCCTGACGGGACCTTCAACCGCCACTTGGCAGAGTTCCTTGACCGGAAAGTGGCAGCCAATGCAACTCCAGTGAATGGTGTCATCTCATTTGATGTCATCATTGACAGAGAAATTGGCTTACTGACTCGAGTCTATCGACCCGCAAGTGCTGATGCGCCACAGTCACAGCTGCTGACCATCCTCGATCTCCAGAGGCCTATTGGGGATGAAGTTGTTCCTGTCATAATCTTCTTCCATGGTGGAAGCTTTGCTCACTCCTCTGCCAACAGTGGCATATATGACATTCTGTGCCGCAGGCTAGTCGCCAATTGCAAGGCTGTTGTGGTCTCAGTGAACTATCGCCGATCACCGGAGTACCGATTTCCATGTGCCTATGATGATGGATGGACTACCCTGAAGTGGGTGAACTCTCGGTCCTGGCTCAAAAGTACTAAGGACTCCAAAGCTCACATTTATCTGGCCGGTGATAGCTCCGGTGGGAACATTGTGCACAATGTTGCTTTGAGGGCAGCGGAATCCGACATGGATGTGGTGGGCAACATACTACTCAATCCAATGTTTGGTGGGCTAGAGAGAACTGAAGCTGAGACTCGCCTGGATGGCAAGTACTTTGTCACTATCCAAGACCGGGACTGGTACTGGAGAGCTTTTCTTCCTGAAGGAGAAGACAGGGACCATTATGCATGCAATCCATTTGGCCCAAGGGGTATAAACCTTAAAGATGTCAAGTTCCCAAAGAGCCTTGTGGTGGTGGCTGGTTTAGACCTTGTTCAGGACTGGCAGCTTGCTTATGCTAGAGGACTCGAGAATGCCGGCCAGGACGTCAAGCTTCTATATCTGAAGGATGCCACCATTGGTTTCTACCTGCTGCCAAACAATGAGCATTTCTACACCGTCATGAATGAGATGAGCAGCTTTGTTCGTTCTGATTGTGAATAG
- the LOC126799251 gene encoding uncharacterized protein LOC126799251, protein MAKKKATHQSKDTTKQEEQPTHHTHTHTDKPTSNAAAAMDDVSSEKLANLKSLNSLLLKETLDRRQQVEALVKAKEGLESEVSRFGEEKKALEIDLGVKSEECCGLELEKSVFGVFVAAQMAEIELRKKEREEEVEVLRREVGRLLGSVENEKGRVRRVCRERDSVKGDFDGLVVEANGLRLKVVEMERRERCVGEEVERVRKQCRGLEEEKCEKERAVEAVMRERDLAERKRGEMEGVVADLRREIGRIVREKEAIDAARSGREVAVLRLEKEVGELKKVGLSLRAEKEGLEKRVLELEESVGEAAAKEKEMEGEIRALVREKKEKEDSVERLNEEVQSQKAILDMVTVELESKEQKIKEITQKKNEIEEAKADRDGEVADLSRQVAEQRDVIFTLRNSRNELEGKRAQLLSEVSKYEDALEVVKKERSEVLKNLAEQIKMVEDLKLTVSEREEKVKEVERLSAKLRSEIDKITEMNKVMESRIESLSKEKEIMQKSLSDAQREIHDWKVKYEAAGRSSKQALTMLKNTAAFLASHSEGKKGVAIKEKNLGEEVQPYAVALDAIQNAFRNNEKMVEELTQQVESLHAVAQAQKRKNTFWTLVSSATTIIAAASVAYAAKGR, encoded by the coding sequence ATGGCCAAAAAGAAAGCGACCCATCAATCCAAGGACACCACTAAACAAGAAGAACAACCCACCCACCACACCCACACCCACACCGACAAACCCACCTCCAACGCCGCCGCCGCCATGGACGACGTGTCGTCGGAGAAGCTGGCCAACCTGAAGTCGCTGAACTCTCTGCTGCTGAAGGAGACGCTCGACCGGAGGCAGCAGGTGGAGGCTCTGGTGAAGGCCAAGGAGGGCTTGGAATCTGAGGTGAGTAGGTTtggggaggagaagaaggctCTGGAGATTGATCTGGGTGTAAAGAGTGAGGAGTGCTGCGGACTTGAGCTGGAGAAGAGTGTTTTCGGGGTTTTCGTGGCGGCCCAGATGGCTGAGATTGAGTTGAGGAAGAAGGAGAGGGAGGAGGAGGTTGAGGTTTTGAGGAGGGAGGTGGGTAGGCTTTTGGGCAGTGTTGAGAATGAGAAGGGGAGGGTGAGGAGGGTTTGTAGGGAGAGAGATTCGGTGAAGGGGGATTTCGATGGGCTTGTTGTCGAGGCGAATGGCTTGAGGTTGAAGGTTGTGGAGATGGAGAGGAGGGAGAGGTGTGTGGGGGAGGAAGTGGAGAGGGTGAGGAAGCAATGCCGGGGGTTGGAGGAGGAGAAATGCGAGAAGGAGAGGGCGGTTGAGGCAGTGATGAGGGAGAGGGATTTGGCGGAGAGGAAGCGTGGGGAGATGGAGGGTGTGGTTGCGGATTTGAGGAGGGAGATTGGGAGGATTGTGAGGGAGAAGGAGGCGATTGATGCGGCGAGGAGCGGGCGGGAAGTGGCGGTTTTGAGGTTGGAGAAAGAGGTGGGGGAGTTGAAGAAGGTGGGATTGAGTTTGAGGGCAGAGAAGGAGGGGTTGGAGAAGAGGGTTTTGGAGCTGGAGGAGAGTGTTGGTGAGGCTGCGGCGAAGGAAAAGGAGATGGAGGGGGAGATTAGGGCATtggtgagagagaagaaggagaaggaggatAGTGTGGAGAGGTTGAATGAGGAAGTGCAATCGCAGAAGGCGATTTTGGATATGGTTACTGTGGAATTGGAGAGCAAAGAGCAGAAGATCAAGGAAATTACTCAAAAGAAGAATGAGATTGAGGAGGCAAAGGCCGACCGCGATGGTGAAGTTGCTGACTTGAGTAGACAAGTGGCTGAGCAAAGAGATGTTATATTTACTCTGCGGAATTCTCGCAATGAGTTAGAGGGGAAGAGAGCACAGTTGTTGTCTGAAGTTAGTAAATATGAAGATGCCCTGGAGGTTGTAAAGAAAGAGAGGTCTGAGGTTCTGAAAAATTTGGCTGAGCAGATAAAGATGGTGGAGGACTTGAAACTAACTGTTTCCGAAAGGGAGGAGAAGGTTAAAGAAGTTGAGCGATTATCGGCTAAACTGAGGAGTGAGATTGATAAAATTACTGAGATGAATAAAGTGATGGAGAGTCGCATAGAATCATtatcaaaagaaaaggaaatcaTGCAGAagagcctttctgatgctcaAAGGGAAATCCATGATTGGAAGGTTAAATATGAAGCAGCTGGGAGGAGCTCGAAGCAAGCATTGACTATGTTGAAGAACACTGCAGCATTCCTAGCTTCTCATTCTGAAGGGAAGAAGGGAGTGGCTATCAAGGAGAAGAACCTTGGAGAAGAAGTTCAGCCATATGCCGTGGCGTTGGATGCCATACAGAATGCTTTCAGAAACAATGAGAAGATGGTGGAAGAGCTGACGCAACAAGTGGAGTCTCTGCACGCCGTGGCTCAGGCACAGAAGAGAAAGAATACTTTCTGGACTTTGGTGTCATCGGCAACAACCATAATTGCTGCAGCTTCTGTTGCATATGCTGCTAAAGGTCGCTGA
- the LOC126799038 gene encoding histidine-containing phosphotransfer protein 1-like translates to MAGVSQFQKQYADYKASLFHEGVLDEQFDQLQQLQDESNPNFVVEVVSLFFKDSERLLNDLTKTLSQQGVDFKKVGANVHQLKGSSSSIGAQRVQRVCIAFRNYGEEHNIEGCLKTLQLVKHEYAIVKIKLETLFKLEQQILAAGGIVPCNEVEELIQ, encoded by the exons ATGGCTGGTGTGTCTCAGTTTCAGAAGCAGTATGCTGATTACAAAGCCTCACTCTTTCATGAG GGGGTTCTGGATGAACAGTTTGACCAACTTCAGCAGCTGCAAGATGAGAGCAACCCAAACTTTGTGGTTGAAGTGGTGTCTCTCTTCTTTAAAGATTCTGAGAGGCTTTTGAATGACCTGACCAAGACTCT AAGTCAGCAGGGTGTTGACTTCAAAAAGGTGGGTGCCAATGTTCACCAGTTGAAAGGTAGCAGCTCCAG CATTGGTGCTCAGAGGGTTCAGAGGGTCTGCATTGCATTTCGTAACTATGGTGAGGAGCACAACATTGAAGG GTGCCTAAAAACTCTTCAGCTAGTGAAGCATGAATATGCCATTGTGAAAATTAAACTGGAAACTCTTTTCAAG CTGGAGCAACAGATTTTGGCTGCTGGCGGTATCGTACCATGTAATGAAGTTGAAGAGCTGATCCAGTGA